The genome window TTGATGGTGCTGCAGGGTAAGCTTTTGGAATCCAAGCATGAAAAGGTAATAATCCTGCTTTTGCACCAAAGCCAAATAAGGCTAAAAAAAAGAGCAATGTTTGTTGACTGCTTGTTAAAAGGTTTGTTTTTTGGCTAATTTCAGAAAATTCAAATGAACCTGTGTACTTATAAAGGCATGCAAACATTACCATTAGAAAAAGTCCGCTGATATGTGTCATGATGAAGTACATGATTCCAGATGTAATGTTTGTGCTTTTTTTATATTCATAGATAACTAAGAAAAACGAAAGCGTTGACATTAACTCCCAAAAAACTAAGAAAACAATACTATTATTTGCTAATGCTACTCCTAGCATAGAAAGAATAAAAAGTAATGTCATGGCAAGTATATATTTAATAGAATATTCACCACTATATTGTTTAACAAATCCTATAGAGTAGATCCAAACAGGTATAGCAGTAAAACAGATTAAAAAGGCAAAAAAAATTGACAGATTGTCAGTTAATAAAAACATATATTTCTCCTTCCTGAAAAGTTTTTTCATAACAATTTAATTATATATTGTATTAGTAGGGTTACCAAGATTAAAATAACTTTAAATTAGGTATAAAACCTTGAAATAGACGGTGTAGAGTAAAAGGATAGTGAGTTGCTTTAATTACCTTCAAAATATTGCTGTTTTCATTAGTTTTAAACGATATTAAAAAGGTTTATAATATTCCCTACTTAATATTATAAATTAACAGTAGAAAAAACTCCATTGTTATAGTATAGTATATTAAAAAATCACTCTTTTATATAACTGAATCTTTTAAATAGGGGGAAAAGTTATGAATAGTCATCAAATTACAAAAGGAATTGCTAGAGCTCCTCACCGTTCGTTATTATATGCAACTGGTTATTTACCGGAGGATTTAGAAAAACCTCTAATCGCAGTTGTTAATGCTCACAATGAAATTATACCAGGGCATTTTCATTTAAATGAAATCACTCAGGCAGTAAAATTAGGTGTAGCAGCAGCTGGCGGAACCCCTATGGAATTCCCTGCAATTGGTATTTGTGATGGAATTGCCATGAATCATAGTGGAATGAGATACCCACTAGCAAGTAGAGAATTAATTGCTGATTCAATTGAAGCTATGGTAATAGGACATAAATTTGACGGTATGGTTTTAGTTGGTAATTGTGATAAAATTGTACCAGGAATGTTAATGGCAGCAGCTCGTTTAAATATTCCTTCCATATATATTAGTGGAGGTCCAATGCTTCCAGGTAGATATAATGGAGAAGATACAGATTTAATTAAAGGAGCATTTGAAGCTGTAGGTGCATGTGCAAGTGGTAAAATCACTGAAGATGAATTAGAAGAAATGACGCAAAAGGCTTGTCCTACTTGTGGAAGCTGTGCTGGAATGTATACAGCTAATACTATGAACTGCTTAGCTGAAGCTTTAGGTATTGCACTACCTGGAAATGGAACTATACCTGCTTCTTATGGGGCAAGAAGAGGATTAGCAAAAAGAGCCGGTCTTAGAATAGTTGATTTAGTGCAAAAGGAAATTAAACCAAGAGATTTATTCACTAAAGAAGCTTTTTGTAATGCAGTAACTTTAGATATGGCAATAGGTGGTTCAAGTAATACAGTACTTCATTTACTAGCTATTGCAAGACAAGCAGAAGTTGATTTTGGTTTAGAAGAATTTGATCGCATTAGTGGTATTACTCCAAATATATGTAAATTAAATCCTTCTGGAGAACATAGAATTACTAATTTATATGAAGCAGGCGGGATATCTGCAGTACTAAAAAGATTATTAGATGCTTCCTTAATAGATGGAAATCAAAAATCAGTTACGGGTTATACTATCGCTGAAAATGTGAAAGATGCTAAAGTTTTTGATGAAGAAGTTATTAGAACTTTAGATAATGCTTATTCAAAAACAGGTGGAATAGCGGTGCTAAGAGGAAACCTTGCTCCTGAAGGTGCAGTAGTTAAGCAATCGGGAGTGGCGAAGGAAATGCTGACTCATGAAGGACCAGCTAGAGTATTTAATTCAGAAGAAGAAGCCTTTGAATCAATTATGAGTGGAAAAATTAACAAAGGTGATGTAGTTGTTATTCGCTATGAAGGACCAAAAGGTGGACCAGGTATGAGAGAAATGCTAAGTCCAAC of Desulfonispora thiosulfatigenes DSM 11270 contains these proteins:
- the ilvD gene encoding dihydroxy-acid dehydratase, producing the protein MNSHQITKGIARAPHRSLLYATGYLPEDLEKPLIAVVNAHNEIIPGHFHLNEITQAVKLGVAAAGGTPMEFPAIGICDGIAMNHSGMRYPLASRELIADSIEAMVIGHKFDGMVLVGNCDKIVPGMLMAAARLNIPSIYISGGPMLPGRYNGEDTDLIKGAFEAVGACASGKITEDELEEMTQKACPTCGSCAGMYTANTMNCLAEALGIALPGNGTIPASYGARRGLAKRAGLRIVDLVQKEIKPRDLFTKEAFCNAVTLDMAIGGSSNTVLHLLAIARQAEVDFGLEEFDRISGITPNICKLNPSGEHRITNLYEAGGISAVLKRLLDASLIDGNQKSVTGYTIAENVKDAKVFDEEVIRTLDNAYSKTGGIAVLRGNLAPEGAVVKQSGVAKEMLTHEGPARVFNSEEEAFESIMSGKINKGDVVVIRYEGPKGGPGMREMLSPTSSIIGQGLDKEVALITDGRFSGGTRGAAIGHVSPEAAEGGTIGLIEEGDIIQIDIVNRKLDVKVSEEELVKRKEKWVKPKTNTFANSYLKRYAALVTSASTGASMRDDFE